From Daphnia magna isolate NIES linkage group LG2, ASM2063170v1.1, whole genome shotgun sequence:
GCGTTTCATTTTAGCGAGGAGAAACGAGTTCACGCTTCTGCATCGGTCAGCGGTACCGGTACAACATTACAAATGCATCGCGAATTCAGCAGCCATGTTGAACAGTTGGTGACTATTAGCAGCGGTAACGGCGGCAATGCACCGCCACTTCCGCCCAAAAAACGACATGTCAAAGAATACATGGCAGCTGTTGGACAATACTCGCAACCGAGCGAAGTCGAACTCGAAATTTTCAGGAAGACGATGGAGGATTACTATCAAAAGGCAGCTATGTGGCAAACGCGTAGTGAATGTGAATCATTTTCATCGCGTACCAACAGCTATGTAGTCGCTCCTCCTCATCCGCCACCGATATTGCCACCCAAAAGGGGTAGATCGTCCATTAACTCGCCAACGGTGCTACCTCTCCACGAAATCTCAGCAACGACGATGGCACGTCTACCCGAAGCTGACACGCCACCCATCACCCGGCCTCTTGCCTCGATCAAAGCACCACCTCCCAGCAACACCAATGGCATAGACAAGGCCGATCCAGAATCGGACAACGAAGATGGTATGGAGAAGGTTGACCTCAGTCCGGAACTCGTTCTCAAGCAACCAGAAGATGAGGGCCCAGAAGTGCGCGGGGGTAGCCTGGACGCTCTCATCACGCATGCAGCGAAACTCAACAAGGACGACTACTTTTATCAGACAGCATTTTTAGCTACGTACAGGACGTTCATTACCCCGTCTGAACTAACTCGCAAACTTATTCATCggtaaatttaaatattatttaccCTTAATATTTATTGCTGTATGATTTTCAACTAACAACAATATTTCGTGTTTAAGGTTTCATCACTTTGTACGTTCGCCGGATGTTCATCTCCAGCGTGTCGGTCGCAGCGCCTTCTCTTTGTTGATTGGTGTGGTGGACGACCTTGCCCTTTCCGAGTTGGAAGATAAACTGATGCGTCAAATCATCGACTTTCAAAGCCAGCTTATCAGTAGTGGTGACCTCGTCTTGGCCAAAGCACTCCGAAAGAAGTTCCTGGAAAAATGCACTGCCCGACGTCTTAGAATTACTAGCTCTCAGGTTCCCCCGGTGCTAACCAGTCTTGGCGTATCGACGCGACAGAGCCACCTCTTGGATTTTAAATCGAGCGAGTTGGCTGAACAAATGACGCTGTTGGATGCTGAACTTTTCTTACGCAATCGAAATTCCCGAAGTTCTGGTATGGGCGCAGGAGCAGAACGAAGAAAAATCGCCCAACTTGACGTTGTTCACTGAGCATTTCAACAAAATGTCATACTGGGCCCGATCGAGAATTCTAGAACAAACCGAAGCACGTGATCGGGAACGATACGTCGTAAAATACATCAAGATAATGAAGCATTTGAGACGATTAAACAACttcaactcgtatcttgcctTGCTTTCTGCACTCGATTCCGCACCCGTACGACGATTAGAATGGCAAAAATCTATCACTGATGGACTTCAGGTAGTGTCTATTTAACATCAATCTCAAAATTGGCGCTGtcattcattttaatttttatggacAGGAATATTGTGCGCTGATAGACAGTTCTTCTTCCTTCCGAGCTTACCGGCAGGCGTTGGCTGAAACACAGCCCCCCTGTATTCCGTACATTGGCCTTATCCTGCAAGACCTGACCTTCGTACACATCGGCAATCCGGACATGCTAAGCGACAACCGGATCAATTTTGGCAAACGCTGGCAGCAGTTTCATATAATAGAGAATATGCGACGCTTCCAGAAATGTCAATATCAGTTTAAACGCAACGATCGCATAGTCGCCTTCTTCAACGAGTTTAACGACTTTGTTTGCGAAGAATCTATGTGGCAAATATCGGAGTCTATAAGACCGAGAGGATCGAATAATAGTTCTAACTCGgccaaaaaatgaatgaaaaaaaatgacgattttgttttatcggacattttgttttgtttttaatcaCAGAAAATCACACTCTTGCTATCAAGACCCAGAAAATTCTTAATAAGGAAGCAATTAgcacaaaatattttatcgtCGTATGTTTTTAACTTTGCAAAATGGGTCGTTGTTGTTGGTATGTTTCGTTGTTTATGGTATGtttgttcatttttaatcgtgtatgtttgtttgttttgtaaGTGTTAGTGTTAGAAACAGAAATCAGTCGTTAAGAGATTTAATTGACCTTGAGACAGCTGCAACATTTGTACTTCAATCATGTTTATTATATCCGCATAGCTTCTTAAGCCACTGTTTCTATGTGTGTTGAACTTGAACATCGTGAAATCGCGTACTTTATATTACAATCAAAAAGAACCTGCCGCGATGGTGGAGTTCTGAAAGTGAAATTACTGAGACTTAAGGATCGAAAAATGCATTTTCGTCGTATGTGTTATTGCTGGTTACCCGTGAACTAGTTTTCACTTATTGTAAACCTTGTGTCCCACTCAACGCGTCTATCTTGCTATTTTGTTCACTAGCCCAGTTGGTTTTCTAGAGCCACATTTAAAATAATTGGATATTGGAATAAATATTATATAATCCAACGGATCcgaataaatattttttgtgtgtctccCAATAAAGCCGTGTGTgaataaaaaaagttttcatattttcattcaaaatttgagtgggaaaaaaaaaaaacattcaaatgtTCCATGACCTTGACAGGTACTGCCAGCCCTAAGGTCCATGAATCAGCTGTTAATCTCTACGCTCTTATTGGTCGTTGAGACGAGTACACGTGCATCAGTTATGCACTTCAGGGTTTGATTCTATTCCTTCGCGTATCGCCCTTTTTGGGCTTTGTCCAAAGCAAAAAGACGCGAAACACATCCAAATTGCTTTTGACACTACTGGCAACTAGTCATCAAATCATTGTGAATTACCCTACGTTTCGAAACGTGATCACCTAAAAAATGGAATCTCAGATTAAACGTGAAAAGAGTAAACAAGACGAAATTTATGTCGTACCAGAAATTGAGAAACTTTTGGAAAGAGATCCTTACTTAAAACcacatgaaaatgaaatccGGCACAGGTACTATCTTTAAATTTTGTCTTTCTACTGTTAAATGTTGGTACATTAATGTTTTCAAGTTACATTTCAGATACGGTAAATTCAATGAGTTGAGGAAAGAAATATGCCAATGTGAAGGAGGCATTGATAAATTCACATCTGGTTATAAATCATTTGGCATTCATGTTAACCAAGACAACAGCGTTTCATGCAAGGAATGGGCACCAGGAGCTCGACAGCTGTACTTGTATGGAGATTTTAGTAAgccaatttccttttaaatgtACATAGATTTTTTGTGTCTTGTTATTGTATACATTATGGTTGAATCTCTTTCAGATGGATGGGAGAAAAGAGAAATCCATATACAAAGCTTGACTTTGGAAAATGGGAACTACACCTTCCTGCAAATCCAGATGGATCTTGCCCAATCAAGCATGGTTCAAAAGTGAAGGTTAGTTTTGTGATGAGCTTTGTTGATACCAAAGATTTGAGTTAGAGTATCTACCTAAATTCTGtaggttgttgttgaaaaagatgaTGGATTATTGTTGGATAGATTGTCCCCATGGGCAACTTATGTTGTTCAACCCCCAGCCAATGAAGGCTGTGCCTACCAACAAGTTGTTTGGCATCCACCCCAGGTATTTTGAGCAataaacattattttttaagtagaAGGGTAATAATAGACTTTTTGTTAGGcatatgaatttaaaaatgaacgtCCCAAACGACCTGATAGCCTCAGAATATACGAGTGCCATATTGGAATCGCTACTGAAGAAGGAAAAGTTGGATCTTATAAGGAATTTAAGGAAAAGGTTATTCCGCGCATTGTGAAACTTGGTATGTTAAcagttttgttgttgttataaATAAGTGCTTCTTTTGGTGAAAAAACTTAGTGTTCAAGAACTCATTTTTCGTATTTCTAGGTTACAACGCCCTTCAGCTAATGGCTATAATGGAACACGCATACTACGGTAGCTTTGGATACCAAGTTACCAGTTTTTATGCAGCATCAAGGTCTTGTTTGGTTATTTTAATTCTAATTATGTATTATGTAAATGATGAAGTTGTTTGGATATTTTAGTCGGTTTGGGAACCCGGAAGAACTCAAAGAGCTGATAGATGTTGCTCATTCTCATGGTCTCGTCGTTCTCCTTGATGTTGTCCACTCGCACGCCTCCAAAAACGTGTTAGACGGTCTAAACGAATTCGATGGCACAGATTCCTGTTTTTTTCATGGAGGCACACGCGGTGAACATGCACTCTGGGACAGCCGGCTGTTTAATTATTCAAGGTAACTGCAAACATTTTCTCCGTATTTCTACCGTTTATTTACATTCTTGTTTACTATAGCTGGGAAGTGCTACGCTTTTTACTCTCGAATCTAAGGTGGTACATGGAAGAGTTCCGATTCGATGGATTCCGGTAAGTCAAATCAGTGGTTTACTTTCTGtaatagtttttaaatttatgaatttttaaaacctACCCAAGCTTTGATGGCGTCACCTCTATGTTATACCATTCACGGGGAATCGGCCAAGGATTCAGTGGCGACTACAATGAATATTTCGGGCTTAACACGGACACAGACGCAGTGTGCTATCTGATGATGGCTAACTATGTATTGCATGATCTTTACCCGGATGTCATCACCATAGCCGAGGTATTATACTAAGAGTTGAAGCTATGTATCTGATTCATTGTGTCTTCTCCACTGAATGCTGTTTTGGTTGTTCAttgaattcttctttttatctttAGGATGTATCCGGCATGCCAGCGTTGTGCAGACCAGTAAGCGAAGGTGGTTCTGGATTCGATTATCGATTAGGAATGGCCATTCCAGATAAGTGGATCCAGCTTTTAAAGGAATACAAAGATGAAGACTGGAACATCGGAAACCTCATCCACACGTTGACTAACAGACGATGGATGGAAAAAACAATTGCCTACGCCGAATCTCACGATCAGGTTTGTAAAAGAACATTAGCGTGTTTTAcctaaaattttttccttagAAATGGAATTCTTTCATTATAAAAAGCTCAATTATTTGTCATCGAATATAGGCCTTGGTGGGTGACAAAACAATAGCATTTTGGTTGATGGACAAGGAAATGTATACGCACATGTCAGTATTGTCAAAGTCATCGCCGGTGATAGATCGGGGCATGGCCTTGCACAAGATGATTCGACTCATAACGCACTCCTTAGGTGGGGAAGGTTATCTCAATTTTATTGGTAAGTTCGCTTCGCCTTTCATGATAAGTTGTTGATTTTAGGAAAAGTGTAactttatttaaattaaaaccTAGGGAATGAGTTTGGCCATCCTGAATGGTTGGATTTTCCTCGGGTAGGCAACAATGAATCCTTCCACTACGCACGGAGGCAATGGAATCTTGTTGACAATCATCTACTCAAGTATCATTACCTTGAATGATTTTGATGCTGCGATGAACAACTTAGAAGAACAGTTATGGATGGCTGCATACAAATCCGGTAACCAACTTTGTTACAGACTTAATTTCTTGGACCGTTCTATAGCAATCTTTGTTTGTGTAGGCTTACATCAGTACAAAGCACGAGGGAGACAAAGTCATTTCATTCGATCGTGCTGGTTTGGTGTTTGTCTTCAATTTTAACTCGACACAGAGTTTCACCGACTACCGCATTGCTGTACCAAATGCTGGCAAATATCGCATTGTGCTAGACTCAGATGACAAAACATTTGGTGGTCATGGACGATTGGACCATAACACTGAATTTTTGTCGCTTAAGGAACCATTTGGAGACTACCCAAATTCATTAATGGTACACTTGTTTCTTCGAAGCgtaattttaaatgtcatTAATTGCTAACTTATTTACAGGTGTACGCCCCGTGTCGCACAGGGTTTGTGTTGGCTCGTTCCGACTGAAGTTAACTGTTGTAGCTTCTGCTAACAAAGGAAGCTATTAGTTGTAGGATATTTCAATATAGCTTGGAATGAGCTATCAGTCTGTTATCTTTTAGGATGTTGACTGAAATTGCGTGTTATGGGCTTTGGTAATGTTTTCGCATAATGAAATAGATTTAATAACAAcgagatttaaatttttattaaagcACGAGTACCCGTGCACGTTTAATCGGTGTCGTGGGATTAATTCAGATCTTTATCTTTTATCCCTGTACATTACAAACAATTCACTGTAATAAAAACGGACATCTTTTGGTCGCAGGCAGACGGCGCTACGCAATAAAACGGAAAACGGTTAAAAGAGTTTGGCATTTTTAGTGCAAACCACATCGAAGGCagaattgtttaatttttgatttttaaaaggcaaaaaaagTTCAAAAGGCACGGCAGCGATTTCGTTGACGAAGATTGGAAGAAACATCGATCACATGCATACGACATCAGATAAAAACAACTATCGAATTTCTAAGGACTGAAACAGCAATCGCGCACGCAAGGGAAGTTACGAGGGAAtggtaaacaaaacaatgacGGTAAACAGTAATGCAAGCGTTTGTTAGTTTAATAAAAAGAGATACACTGTTAGCAATTGACAAGCCGAACTAGAGACGACTTTCGGGATGGCACAACCTCCGTGATGTGAGGGTCACTTGATTTAGAGGTAAATtggttctcttcttttgtaaAATGGCAGCTTTGCTTTCCGATAGATGGGGAGACTTAAAAAagatttgtctttttcttttcacccaACAAGTAGACGTTCATGTCGTTCTTGCCTTTGACGAAAACGGTGCCacgtttttcaaaattgtaacGTTCTTCAAGAACATGAACGCAAGCTTCTGTTGTTTGAATTCTACCGTGAACGCCAGTCGAGTCCATCCGACTGGCAATATTAACGGCATCGCCCCAAATGTCGTAGTGTAACTTGGACATGGTTCCGATACCTCCAGTCATGACACCGGCTGTGACGTCACCACAGTTGTAGCCAATGCggataatcaaattgaattccAGTAAGTTTTGGTTGAAATTCTGTAGAACGCATTGCATTTGCTGGGCAAATTCAATCAGTTCAAAGAGATGCTGGTGACGATGAGAGTTTCGGGAACGCACTTCTGAATTCAATCCCGATGCTGCCATGTAAGTACTACCAATCGTTTTGATTTTATCAACGTTCGTAAATTGAGGCTGGCCAAGAAGCTCGTCAAAATCACTAATAAGCTCGTTGAGGACGCGTAAATATTCCCGTCCACCCAGATATGACTCATCATACATCTCGTTAAAGTTGACAAGACTTGCGAACAGGATGCCGGCTTGGAGGTGATTTTCAGAATAACCAGGACGGACTCTCATACGGTCAACGACGTGCGGTGGAAGAAGGTTGTGTAGCAACCAATCAGCTTGATCTCTAAGATTTTGAACTTTGGCTTTGCCTCTGGCAGCCACTGTGTTACAGTGGAAACTCAGCCGGAAACTGATTTCAAACTCGCGATTTAGAAAACAGACCAACAGAAGCAGTAGAAGTAGATGTAAAATAATCTCGTAACAAAGAGCCAGTTCAGTTTTCTCGTAGTCTGTCTCCGTAAAGTTCGGAATGCCGTCGCTGCTGCCGCTGGAATTGGTGTTGAGAGTAATGAAATCGCAGGGACAAACGGGCGTGGAGACGAGGACAATAAAAAGGAGAGCAGCCAGAGCTGCCAGAGCGTTCTTCATCCAACAGTTGAGCTGCGTGAAGTTGCAAAAATGAACCAaactgaagaaaaagagataccAGAAAATGCGACTGGATTCTTCCTTTTCCTCCACTACTCGACAGCTGAAGTTAGACATCACCGCCAAAACGGGTAAGCTCATAAGAAGAGCACCGCA
This genomic window contains:
- the LOC116915810 gene encoding LOW QUALITY PROTEIN: rap guanine nucleotide exchange factor 1 (The sequence of the model RefSeq protein was modified relative to this genomic sequence to represent the inferred CDS: deleted 1 base in 1 codon), which translates into the protein MDKVKKGRLAKRAKSFKEDIIDILSNLRSTPNTNQVTVKPKALPITTTITNGNEKEPKNELLCLIEDLPSCIALNQHFTSVINKNILQVRYALKFYEDVVVKNTLELVPGSASVVLEIVFNILTTLGNVSSPSGEHSSSLISATTLVHQALSELIRWSDDILLQTTTIDGRSTPTTTADSSLQAEVRTVVDGLKIAINDLVQVVIHKAANKIPPPSTPQSASPALYEASPLRPHTDKDTIDGLLPAPSLNRVSKSSDGSLLEDAPGSVDWSSDSLPEELDQSPPPKPPLPLKGLLSDFVGEMAALSIRDPLTPPPLPPKKRSIGGSLSPMGGWSISPFSPGWGNPPGLPDLVPNQPWLNESFDSVMHINSLAMHGMFEQQVIARNSRWEASQERRRDVTMATSSTSVFSSSSTSSFASYNTHHQSSSSGFQCSATNATSLSSKMSASEDHMVSLAVPPALPAKRRQRANRLPSQYDNVDQTDCGISPCSSLAGFMAVKQEEIEAFHFSEEKRVHASASVSGTGTTLQMHREFSSHVEQLVTISSGNGGNAPPLPPKKRHVKEYMAAVGQYSQPSEVELEIFRKTMEDYYQKAAMWQTRSECESFSSRTNSYVVAPPHPPPILPPKRGRSSINSPTVLPLHEISATTMARLPEADTPPITRPLASIKAPPPSNTNGIDKADPESDNEDGMEKVDLSPELVLKQPEDEGPEVRGGSLDALITHAAKLNKDDYFYQTAFLATYRTFITPSELTRKLIHRFHHFVRSPDVHLQRVGRSAFSLLIGVVDDLALSELEDKLMRQIIDFQSQLISSGDLVLAKALRKKFLEKCTARRLRITSSQVPPVLTSLGVSTRQSHLLDFKSSELAEQMTLLDAELFLRIEIPEVLVWAQEQNEEKSPNLTLFTEHFNKMSYWARSRILEQTEARDRERYVVKYIKIMKHLRRLNNFNSYLALLSALDSAPVRRLEWQKSITDGLQEYCALIDSSSSFRAYRQALAETQPPCIPYIGLILQDLTFVHIGNPDMLSDNRINFGKRWQQFHIIENMRRFQKCQYQFKRNDRIVAFFNEFNDFVCEESMWQISESIRPRGSNNSSNSAKK
- the LOC116915812 gene encoding LOW QUALITY PROTEIN: 1,4-alpha-glucan-branching enzyme (The sequence of the model RefSeq protein was modified relative to this genomic sequence to represent the inferred CDS: inserted 1 base in 1 codon; deleted 2 bases in 2 codons) is translated as MESQIKREKSKQDEIYVVPEIEKLLERDPYLKPHENEIRHRYGKFNELRKEICQCEGGIDKFTSGYKSFGIHVNQDNSVSCKEWAPGARQLYLYGDFNGWEKREXPYTKLDFGKWELHLPANPDGSCPIKHGSKVKVVVEKDDGLLLDRLSPWATYVVQPPANEGCAYQQVVWHPPQAYEFKNERPKRPDSLRIYECHIGIATEEGKVGSYKEFKEKVIPRIVKLGYNALQLMAIMEHAYYGSFGYQVTSFYAASSRFGNPEELKELIDVAHSHGLVVLLDVVHSHASKNVLDGLNEFDGTDSCFFHGGTRGEHALWDSRLFNYSSWEVLRFLLSNLRWYMEEFRFDGFRFDGVTSMLYHSRGIGQGFSGDYNEYFGLNTDTDAVCYLMMANYVLHDLYPDVITIAEDVSGMPALCRPVSEGGSGFDYRLGMAIPDKWIQLLKEYKDEDWNIGNLIHTLTNRRWMEKTIAYAESHDQALVGDKTIAFWLMDKEMYTHMSVLSKSSPVIDRGMALHKMIRLITHSLGGEGYLNFIGNEFGHPEWLDFPRVGNNESFHYARRQWNLVDNHLLKYHYLNDFDAAMNNLEEQYGWLHTNPAYISTKHEGDKVISFDRAGLVFVFNFNSTQSFTDYRIAVPNAGKYRIVLDSDDKTFGGHGRLDHNTEFLSLKEPFGDYPNSLMVYAPCRTGFVLARSD